A region from the Phycisphaerae bacterium genome encodes:
- a CDS encoding GIY-YIG nuclease family protein yields MGIGYAYILRCNDDRYYYGSTNDLLQRLRCHRCALVKSTRWRLPVRLVWYEQHETLERARQREYSFKNGRTRRKAIEHLIATFPPDKLTPFA; encoded by the coding sequence ATGGGTATCGGCTATGCCTATATCTTGCGATGCAATGACGATCGTTATTACTACGGCAGCACGAACGATCTGCTCCAGCGTCTTCGATGCCATCGTTGTGCCCTGGTGAAGTCCACCAGATGGCGCCTGCCGGTACGGCTGGTTTGGTACGAGCAGCATGAGACGCTGGAGCGGGCCAGGCAAAGGGAATACTCATTCAAGAACGGTCGGACCCGTCGGAAAGCGATTGAGCATCTGATTGCGACATTTCCGCCCGACAAGCTGACTCCCTTTGCCTGA
- a CDS encoding DUF2188 domain-containing protein, whose product MANRKTYHVTPDGDGGWRVKAEGGSRASSTHENKTDAVQSAKDLAKAQPLGQVVIHRTDGQIQTEHTYGKDPHPPKG is encoded by the coding sequence ATGGCAAACCGGAAGACGTACCACGTGACCCCCGACGGGGACGGCGGATGGCGGGTGAAGGCGGAAGGTGGTTCTCGCGCGTCGAGCACGCACGAGAACAAGACCGACGCCGTGCAGAGCGCCAAGGACTTGGCGAAGGCTCAGCCGCTCGGCCAGGTGGTCATCCACCGCACGGATGGCCAGATTCAGACCGAGCACACCTACGGCAAGGACCCGCACCCGCCGAAGGGGTGA